In Gammaproteobacteria bacterium, one DNA window encodes the following:
- a CDS encoding conserved hypothetical protein (Evidence 4 : Unknown function but conserved in other organisms) produces MAIRTLQYSFAGGELTNEFFGRIDDAKYRSGLARCRNFIVKPHGPVENRAGFAFVREGKYSDKNFRLIPFTYLTTQTMIIEMGEGYFRFHTEGKTLLYGGAPYEITNPYLESELPDIRYVQSADVLTLVHWNQAPRELRRYGAKDWRLSVISFIPTITPPVTLSLQVSHDDVNDYEYSYGVTAITKNRLGESELSTPVKHKNNLFATGHWNKISWDAVTGAGYYRVYKLQSGVYGYIGETADLELVDDNISADIGITPPLYDKTFTYGGISSVAVVNGGHDYGLAGNGILAVDVLSYGSYIGLDIAGTSDNDYSIVITDDGDGDGASLGINWQLDESGNRIGYSITVVDQGASYHTPTITLRLNGVDINSDFSVHLREESTNPTLKVVDSTGSGAELSTIVENGVIVGVNVINPGIGYTEPTVEIDDDMGGDGAIFEVEELVEVCHPGAVSYFEQRRCFAGARNFPQNIWMTKSGTESNMSYSLPVRDDDRISFRVAAREANTILHIVPLGQLVLLTAAAEWLVTSVNSDAITPTSISVRPQSYVGASNVQPVIVNNSLIYGAARGGHVREMAYSWQAGGFITGDLSLRAPHLFDGYTIRDLAYAKAPQPLIWMVRSDGKLLGLTYIPEQQVGAWHQHDTVGGSFESCAVVAEGDDDILYVVVKRTINGQVKRYIERLVPRRFDAQRQAFFVDCGATYSGAPATIISGLDHLEGKTVSILADGLVHPHRTVHNGRITLQSSASKVQVGLPITSELQTLPVAVQLDGSLGQGHTKNVNKAWLRVYRSGGIAIGPDTEHLTEAKWRSTSLESEEIQVSLPPSWGNSGQIFVRQTDPLPLTILNLTLEVAVGG; encoded by the coding sequence ATGGCGATTCGCACTCTACAATATTCATTCGCTGGCGGCGAGTTGACCAATGAGTTTTTCGGGCGCATTGATGATGCAAAATACCGGTCCGGCCTAGCCAGATGTCGTAATTTTATAGTGAAACCGCATGGTCCTGTCGAGAACCGTGCGGGATTCGCTTTTGTGCGCGAGGGGAAATACTCGGATAAGAATTTTAGGTTAATCCCCTTTACCTACTTAACCACGCAAACGATGATCATCGAGATGGGTGAGGGATATTTCCGTTTTCACACGGAAGGTAAAACATTGCTCTATGGTGGCGCACCCTACGAGATTACCAATCCCTACCTAGAATCAGAACTCCCTGATATTCGTTACGTCCAATCTGCGGATGTGTTGACCCTGGTTCATTGGAACCAGGCACCGCGTGAACTCCGTAGATACGGTGCCAAAGACTGGCGTCTTTCTGTAATCTCTTTTATTCCTACGATTACCCCACCGGTTACTTTATCCCTTCAAGTTTCCCACGATGATGTTAACGATTACGAATATTCTTATGGGGTGACGGCGATTACCAAGAATAGACTGGGAGAGTCAGAGTTAAGTACCCCAGTAAAACATAAGAACAATCTGTTTGCCACCGGGCATTGGAATAAAATAAGTTGGGATGCGGTAACAGGGGCAGGGTACTACCGGGTCTATAAACTGCAATCAGGGGTGTATGGGTATATTGGGGAAACTGCCGACCTGGAATTGGTAGATGATAATATTTCCGCCGATATCGGAATTACCCCGCCCCTCTACGATAAGACATTTACGTATGGCGGGATAAGTTCCGTTGCGGTAGTGAATGGAGGTCACGACTATGGCTTGGCCGGTAATGGCATCCTAGCCGTGGATGTACTTAGCTACGGATCTTACATTGGATTAGATATTGCAGGGACAAGCGATAATGATTACAGCATTGTAATAACTGATGATGGTGATGGGGATGGCGCATCACTCGGAATAAATTGGCAACTTGATGAATCAGGAAACCGCATCGGTTATTCAATTACTGTTGTAGACCAGGGGGCCTCATACCACACACCGACGATAACTCTGCGGTTGAATGGGGTGGATATTAATAGCGATTTCTCGGTACATCTTAGAGAAGAATCGACTAATCCAACGTTGAAAGTGGTTGACAGCACCGGTAGCGGCGCTGAACTATCCACCATCGTAGAAAACGGGGTAATCGTCGGTGTGAATGTTATTAACCCAGGGATTGGTTATACGGAACCGACGGTGGAGATTGATGATGACATGGGCGGGGATGGGGCAATCTTCGAGGTAGAGGAATTGGTTGAGGTTTGCCACCCGGGGGCGGTTTCCTATTTTGAGCAGCGGCGGTGTTTTGCAGGAGCGCGTAACTTTCCTCAAAATATCTGGATGACCAAGAGCGGTACCGAATCGAATATGAGCTATTCGCTACCAGTGCGCGATGATGATCGCATCTCATTTCGGGTAGCGGCTCGTGAGGCGAATACGATTCTTCATATTGTGCCGCTCGGGCAGCTTGTTTTATTGACGGCGGCGGCGGAGTGGCTAGTTACCTCTGTAAATTCGGATGCCATCACCCCTACGAGTATTAGTGTACGTCCTCAATCGTATGTGGGGGCCTCTAATGTGCAGCCGGTGATTGTCAATAACAGTCTCATTTATGGCGCAGCTCGTGGTGGGCATGTCCGTGAAATGGCCTATTCGTGGCAGGCGGGCGGGTTCATTACTGGCGACCTATCGCTCCGTGCCCCACATTTATTCGATGGGTACACTATCCGTGACCTTGCCTATGCCAAGGCCCCGCAACCGCTTATCTGGATGGTGAGAAGTGATGGGAAATTGCTGGGGTTGACCTATATACCGGAACAACAAGTAGGCGCATGGCATCAGCACGATACCGTTGGGGGTAGTTTCGAGTCCTGCGCGGTAGTGGCTGAGGGAGACGATGACATTCTTTACGTGGTCGTGAAACGCACGATCAACGGGCAGGTAAAGCGTTATATCGAACGCCTGGTTCCTAGAAGATTCGATGCGCAGAGGCAAGCGTTCTTTGTGGATTGTGGGGCCACGTATTCGGGGGCTCCTGCCACCATCATCAGTGGCCTGGATCATTTAGAAGGCAAGACGGTCAGTATTCTCGCTGATGGTCTGGTTCATCCCCATCGAACAGTTCATAACGGCAGGATCACCCTGCAATCTTCCGCAAGCAAGGTTCAGGTAGGTCTCCCCATTACCTCGGAACTCCAAACGCTCCCGGTCGCGGTGCAATTGGATGGAAGCCTCGGCCAGGGGCATACCAAGAACGTTAACAAGG
- a CDS encoding conserved hypothetical protein (Evidence 4 : Unknown function but conserved in other organisms): MATVVDICNLALGNLGSASIESVDDGSIEAKYCSRYYPVARDALLEMHNWSFVNRASPTPPAVTEFSSIFVVTLSWYLASQLAGQLIKGKEGVASANKCLEQVVAHIELDRMPRIEMTRISGMVDYNPWKRG; encoded by the coding sequence ATGGCTACGGTAGTAGATATTTGCAATCTGGCGCTCGGTAATTTAGGTAGCGCGAGTATTGAGAGCGTTGATGATGGCTCTATCGAGGCCAAATATTGTTCACGGTACTACCCCGTAGCGCGTGATGCCCTGTTGGAGATGCACAATTGGAGTTTTGTCAATCGTGCATCTCCAACACCACCCGCTGTAACAGAGTTTTCCAGTATTTTTGTGGTAACGCTTTCTTGGTATCTGGCGAGTCAGTTGGCGGGTCAATTAATTAAGGGAAAGGAGGGGGTAGCCAGCGCAAATAAATGTTTGGAACAGGTGGTTGCGCATATCGAACTGGATAGAATGCCGCGTATTGAAATGACCCGAATATCGGGAATGGTCGATTACAATCCATGGAAAAGGGGCTAG